The Methanosarcinales archaeon genome contains a region encoding:
- a CDS encoding cupin domain-containing protein, producing MKHTDLKELVEYSTTAPVKKDILSTEWFNVVLVCLEEGQEIQPHPEPYSVLFQVIDGEGTITVGTEKYDVKPNHIIFVPKNGIRGIRPHTHMSLLGIRQPH from the coding sequence ATGAAACACACAGATTTGAAGGAACTTGTTGAGTACAGCACAACAGCGCCGGTAAAAAAGGATATTCTAAGTACAGAGTGGTTCAATGTAGTTCTGGTATGTCTTGAAGAAGGACAGGAGATTCAGCCCCACCCAGAACCATATTCAGTACTGTTTCAAGTAATCGATGGGGAGGGGACCATAACTGTCGGAACTGAAAAATATGATGTCAAGCCTAATCACATAATTTTCGTTCCAAAAAACGGCATACGGGGAATAAGGCCCCATACGCACATGAGCCTGCTCGGCATACGGCAACCACATTAG
- a CDS encoding ATP-binding cassette domain-containing protein yields the protein MNAIEVENLTKQYGDLIAVNHISFEVKEGEIFGFLGPNGAGKTSTISMMTGLSQPSEGTARIMGHDIQKEPFRAKECFGIVPEVSNVYGGFSAWQNLMFAGELYGIPREQKTRRADVLLDKFGLNEFKKKKAKGFSKGMKRKLTIAMALINEPDIIFLDEPSSGLDVQSAVMLKEIIRGLNLNGTTIFLTTHNIEEANVMCDRVAIIVHGRIAAIDSPVNLKKIIQGTQSVVFAFDSITNYDALLKIPEVSRMNREGDKCRLYTDNPSSVLSSVFDYARANNLTLMTVNTLGPSLEDVFLRLAEAGKQNFEVNKR from the coding sequence ATGAATGCTATTGAAGTCGAGAATCTGACAAAACAATACGGTGATTTAATAGCAGTTAATCATATATCTTTCGAAGTGAAGGAGGGGGAGATATTTGGTTTTCTTGGTCCTAACGGGGCGGGAAAGACCTCTACAATTAGTATGATGACAGGTCTGAGCCAACCCTCTGAAGGAACCGCAAGAATAATGGGTCACGATATACAGAAAGAACCTTTTCGTGCTAAAGAATGCTTTGGGATTGTTCCGGAAGTTTCTAATGTATATGGTGGCTTTTCTGCCTGGCAAAACCTGATGTTTGCCGGGGAACTGTACGGCATCCCGAGAGAACAGAAAACCCGCAGGGCCGATGTGCTGCTGGATAAATTTGGTCTCAATGAATTCAAGAAAAAGAAGGCAAAGGGATTCTCAAAAGGGATGAAACGCAAGCTTACAATCGCCATGGCTCTCATAAATGAGCCAGACATCATATTTCTTGATGAGCCCTCGTCAGGGCTGGATGTTCAAAGTGCAGTAATGTTAAAGGAAATCATCCGTGGACTCAATTTAAATGGAACTACGATATTCCTGACCACCCATAACATTGAAGAAGCCAACGTAATGTGTGACAGGGTGGCGATTATAGTGCATGGAAGGATTGCTGCAATAGATTCTCCAGTGAATCTTAAGAAAATAATTCAGGGCACCCAATCCGTTGTTTTTGCTTTTGATTCCATCACAAACTATGATGCACTTCTCAAGATTCCTGAGGTTAGTCGCATGAATAGAGAAGGTGATAAGTGCAGGCTGTACACTGATAACCCTTCGTCTGTCCTGTCTTCTGTGTTCGACTATGCACGTGCAAACAATCTAACGCTTATGACTGTTAACACGCTGGGACCCAGTTTGGAAGATGTTTTCCTGAGACTGGCAGAGGCAGGCAAGCAGAATTTTGAGGTGAATAAGAGATGA
- a CDS encoding ABC transporter permease, with the protein MKSQSLYRLERELASAWAITKKDIRIHYLTPAVIMFGILFPVFLFISFAVGRDLPLLELIPGLMAITIFFSASSTGPMAVPTERRNKTYDRLITAPISPFSILLGGTLGGFIFGGIIASIPLVIGILWFGVEVNNLFALIVGISMASFGFSAMGIMFAAIPTENPGDVMMMLNFIRLPLLFISGIFIPINAMGDYWFVTVLSPLTYSVDILRYAIGGGNYYSLVWDVAGLLVYTCLFFIFGFLLHERTRSHE; encoded by the coding sequence ATGAAATCACAATCTCTGTATAGACTCGAACGAGAACTTGCCAGTGCATGGGCAATAACAAAAAAGGACATTCGTATCCATTACCTGACTCCTGCAGTCATTATGTTTGGGATTCTTTTCCCGGTATTCCTTTTCATATCTTTTGCAGTTGGAAGAGATCTACCTTTGTTGGAACTGATTCCCGGGCTTATGGCAATTACAATCTTCTTTAGCGCTTCCTCAACAGGGCCGATGGCGGTGCCTACCGAGAGAAGAAACAAAACATATGACAGATTGATCACTGCTCCAATATCCCCTTTCTCTATTCTATTGGGAGGGACGCTCGGGGGATTTATTTTTGGTGGGATAATTGCATCAATTCCGCTTGTCATCGGAATTTTATGGTTTGGTGTCGAGGTTAATAATCTTTTTGCCTTAATAGTAGGTATTAGCATGGCATCGTTTGGCTTTTCTGCCATGGGAATTATGTTTGCAGCCATACCAACTGAAAATCCTGGTGATGTTATGATGATGTTGAATTTTATCAGGCTCCCGCTTTTATTTATCAGCGGAATTTTCATCCCAATTAATGCTATGGGGGACTATTGGTTTGTAACTGTCCTTTCACCACTGACATATTCTGTTGATATACTCAGATATGCGATAGGCGGAGGCAATTACTATAGTCTTGTATGGGATGTTGCAGGTCTTTTAGTATATACATGTCTGTTCTTTATTTTTGGATTTTTACTTCATGAACGAACAAGGTCGCATGAATAG
- a CDS encoding cupin domain-containing protein, with protein MKQTDELSFKPNEFPLAQPFDIVGSTSYADGSVVSRTLKKNEAGTVTLFSFDAGQGLSEHSTPFDAIVQILDGEAELTIGGKKITAGAGQMVIMPANIPHSLDAKVRFKMMLIMVKAS; from the coding sequence ATGAAGCAAACAGATGAACTGAGTTTCAAACCGAATGAGTTTCCTTTGGCACAGCCCTTTGATATTGTGGGTTCCACAAGCTATGCAGACGGGTCTGTTGTCAGCAGGACACTGAAGAAGAACGAGGCTGGGACTGTGACCCTGTTTTCATTCGATGCAGGACAGGGGTTGAGCGAGCATTCCACCCCCTTTGATGCGATCGTCCAGATACTTGACGGGGAGGCTGAGCTGACAATAGGCGGTAAGAAAATCACTGCGGGGGCGGGGCAGATGGTCATCATGCCTGCAAATATCCCGCATTCACTTGATGCTAAAGTCAGGTTCAAGATGATGCTGATCATGGTGAAAGCAAGCTGA